GGGCTCCAGGTCCGCACTGTGCTCACGGATCTGTTCTCCCCAGGTCTCTGTGTGGGTCTTGGGGTCGGGGGCTTCCTGGGGTCGGCCTGCGTGGGGGCGGGGCTCACCCGGCCGGTGTGCTGCTCTCGGCAGGTTCTGCGAGATGGTGCAGTTCCCCGGCAACGTGAGGAGGAGCGCCCTCCTGCAGCTGTGTCTGCTCCTCTGCCACCGCTTCCCGCTGGTGAGTGCCTCCCCCGTTCATGTGTGTTTGCTGTGTGGACTCAAGCCCCTTGGCGACACAGAGGCCTTGGAAGGCACTGTCGCGCTGGTGTGCTTTCCAGCCGAGCCCCTGTGTAACACGCCTGGGTGATGGTGCATCCCAGGCACGCAGCCGTCAAGGGGCTCGGACGTCACTGTTCTGGCTTCAAGGATGGGGTGTCCGGCTGGCATTTCTATGGACACAAATCGAGGGGTGACCTGGCCGTGGGAACTGGCTCAGGAGCTTCCAGAAagatccaggctgaagtggttcAAACACACCTGGGGCAGTGCCCTTCATCCCCAGCACTCCCCAGCTGTTAGACTTCTAGGATTTCTTTTCTCCTGGCTGCCAAAAAACCTCAGATGATCTGAAGGTGACATTTTCCTAAAAGGCAAAAGTAACTTCACGTTACATAGCGGTTCTCGAGCGGGTGCTGGACCCTCAGCCTCAGCACCTCTGGGGCTTCAGCATGCGGTTCCTGGGCCCTGTCCTGCTGACTCAGCACCTCCAGGGGTGGGCCCGGGACTCTGACCACCAGCTCAGTGAGACGTGATGACCAGGGCACCGCTAGCAAAGAGAGCAGGTGTGATTGCTTCCCTGATGGAAAAAAGCAGGCGAGCTTGCTTCTCTGGAGAAGGGAGCACGTTGGTTAACAGAGCATTTAAACAAGAATGATGTGATCTTCACTGCTGGGAGCCTGCAGCTGTGTGTCTGTGGAGGGAGGAGGTGGTTAATGGGCGTGGAAGGCGCCTCCTGCTGTGGCTGGGATGGGAGGCAGGGTCAGAGCCCTCCTCCTGACGCCTTCCACTGACGGGGCTCCCTGACCTGGTCCTGTCGTCTCTTCGGGGTGGGGCAGTGGTGCTTCCCTCCCGCCAATGCACTGCGTCCCTGTCCCAGATCCGGAAGAGCACGGCCAGCCAGGTGTACGAGACGTTGCTCACCTACAGTGACGTCGTGGGCGCGGATGTGCTGGACGAGGTGGTGACTGTGCTCAGCGACACTGCGTGGTGAGTGAAGGCCCTTCCTGCACGGCCACCCAGGCCTGCCGCCGCCCCCTTCCCCACCACGTCTACTCGTCTCTCCCAAAACCCTCTGATAGGAGGAAAGAGAGCTCCCAGGTCTCGACAGCCTCTGCTTGGATTTTATGAGGCAGCAGTGGTGCTGTAGCCGAAACCTCAACCACCCTGTCCCCGAATACTGTCAGGTGTCAGAAACACAGCAAAGCCATCCATCCCACCAGGGGGACGGCCACCTGTGCCACCACAAGGCTGTGTCTGGTGGCCCTGAGCCGAGGGCACTGAAGGCCTGGCGGGTACTGCTGCCCCAGGCGCCCCCAGGGAGGGCCTCTTGGGCctctcttcagttttctcagaaTAGGCCGCCTGAACACCTGTAGGAAATCAAGAGGCACAGGTGGAAACAAGAAAAGCTCTCCCCACGCCTCTGCTCTGATGTCCACCCCCTTCCCCGGGGCCGGGAGACCCTCAGGAGGCCACAGCGCCACTCTCCACGTTTACTGTGGCAGGCACAAGTTTCTTTACAACGTGGGCTGGTTTCTTTACCATGGGTGGATTAGAATGGCAGTTTTGAAAGATGTGTCTGTTGAGTTGCGGGGTAGGAGGGTCTGAATGAGAGAGCAGAGTGGGGAAAGTGCAGGCTTAGGTGTCCTGGGCCAACCGGTGTGGTCTTGGGAGCAGCAGTGATGGTGCCTTACACACGGGGGCATGTGCACCCACGCTGGCTCACACACATGCTCACTTGCACACTCACCTATAAAAGGGGAGCTGTCTCGTCACCCTGTGTTGGAGATCAGGACTGAAGCACCCAGAGGCTGTGTGGGCATCCCCGTGGCACACCCGGGGTGGTGGAGTCCCAGGTGCTGCTGAGTCCCAGTCGGCTGCTCTGTTTAGAGCGCCGACTGTGAGGGCCTCCGTGCTGATCTCGCTGCGTTGCTACAGGTCTGTGGGGTCCGTGCCACCTGTTGAAGCCAGCAAGGACGTAGGTGACGTTCCCGAGGTATTTCCTTGGAACAGTGACCTTCCGACAGGGCTGGGTTCCCACAGAGCTCAGGCGCCGGGCAGCTGCTGTGGCCTCGGAGGACAGAGGTGGCCTCTCCAGGGCGTCCCCGAGGTTTTCTGGTCTGGGGAGGAGTGAGCGTCTCTGCTCCTAAACAAACACGTGGTCCCAGGAGAGGAACCAGGAGCAGCTGGGCTGTCTTCTCAACATCCATTGAGAGATTGGCCGTCTTAACTACTGCTCTGGAGACAcgtttttaaaatgatgtttttagAACACCAAGGTGCATTCTGGGTCAGATTCTAAAATAATTGGCTCTAGGACAGTGAAGAAGCCAGGTGTCCGGAGCGGGCTGAGGCCTCCTCCAGCAAGGCTGGGCCGGGGCAGCCTCCTTTCCTCACGTCAGGGAGGAGGAACTAGCAGGGTGGGCCTGGGGGCTTCTCCTATAGTTTAATCccctttctgtttaaaaaaaaaaaaagatcctgagAAGTTAGAGAGaatcttttaaattacaaatgaaaCACATGCCCCAGACATCTCCACAGCATTGGCATtgctagaatttttatttggCATCAACAGCTGAGTTAAAACTTCGAAAATCCTTGTCAGCTCTTCCTTGGCCTCACTTGGTCTGTCCTCCTGCAGCCCCTGCACTGGGCGTGGGTGTGGTCCTCCCCGAGGGGCGACCCTTGTTGGGAAGGAACCATCCTGCAATTCTGGAAAAGGTTCGGGCCTGAGGCCCTGTTGGAGAACGGGCTCCTGTGATGGCTTTTCTGCCCTCGGCCTGGCTGCAGATGTCTGGGGTGAGGTCTCCTTTCCCCGATTGCTGCCGTGGAAGCTGACGTGGGGCCTCTGCACACCTGAGGTTGTAAGGTGGGCACTTGAGAGATTCCTGGCTCCCTCTCCTCACagggacgcggagcttgcagtcgtGAGAGAGCAGCGCAACCGTCTGTGTGACCTCCTGGGTGTGCCCAGGCCCCAGCTGGTGCCCCAGGTAACGCTGTCACCTGCACAGCATGAGGCGCCTGTGCTTCCCCGAGCCCTTGAATGTTCTGGGGCCAGCGGCTGTGCTCAGCTTCTGCCAGTGCATCCACACGGTCCATTCCCTCGTCTCATGTCAGGACCCCTGGGATTACGGGACCAGCAGAGCTGCCTTCTCTGGCCACTGCCCGCACCTGTGGGCCCCTGTGGCATCTAGGCCACTTGCTCTGGGGCATGtttggggggctggggagggggtagggTTGGCATCAGCTTGATCCAGGCTCCTCATGCCTGACCCTGGGGTCTGTCTGCACTCCCAAATGCCAAGAGTGCCTCCCTGCCCCTCATCTGCCTCCCACGAGTGGGCCCAGGGCTGGGTGAGAGGTCCCAAGAAACTGCCCTGTGCACCTCAGCAGCCCGTCACTCTTCTTCTAAAGTAACAAAAACAAGTGCCTCAGTTCTCACGGGGGCTGGGCCCCGGGTCGCTGTCCTGTCTCTCTCGTTACCTGGGTCGGCTCCTTCCTCTCAGCCCCCTTTCATACGGCAGGAGGGGAGGAGAACCACATCCAGATCCGTGGGGGCAGTGGGGCCGGGCTGAGTATCAGGACACAGCCTCCCCATTTCTGTGTGTAAAGGCTGAACTCAACAGCAGACTTTGGAGTTAAatgtgctttttacatttttattaggaaaaatttCAAACGTGTGAATGCAGGTTAAGAGCAGTGCAGTGAACCTCTCTTCCCGCTCCCCAGACGGGGTGCCGTTGCGAGGACACGTTAGTCATGAGCGCCTGTCAGCCACATAGCTCAGGCTCCCGCGTGTGGGGAAACGGCACAGATAGTTTCCTGCAGGAACCCAGTGTCAGTCCCCACACAGGGCCCAGAGGGGCGAGGGTCCCCTGGCTGGGAATGGTGTGTGATGGAGCTGACCAGCCTGAGCTTGTCCTGTCTCTTCTGCAGCCTCACGCCTGCTGAAGCCAGTCCTGGAGCCCGTACCTTACCCCTGCCTGGTGGGGATGTCTTGTTCCTGAGGGAGGCCGGTGTGGAAAGCCTGGCACGGTGGTGCCTCCAGCTGTTGAAGGGTAGCGCTGGCCCTTGGAGGCTGGCACCAGCTGACAGCTTTTCCTCTCTGCACCTGCCCTCTAATGACCTGGGGTGGATGCCTCTGCCTTCACTTGAACACAGATGTGCTTCCTATAAAATCATGTACCAAGAAGTTCCTGCCTTTTGTCTCTGAGCCTGATGCGTGTAGGGTGATGGAGGGGCTCACTGCCCAGGGGTCAGCCAGAGGGGGTTGGGTTCCACTCCTCCTGCCTGGAGACCAGGCCCCCTTCTCGCCTGGTGCTGTCCCTGCTGTGGGAGATGTCTGGCCACAGCTGGTGGTCTGCCCAGTCTTGGAGAGAAATGAATGTTAAATCAGAGGTTCAAATGCCAGAGAACTGACAAGCCCTGGTGGCAGGCATGGTCTAGAGTGCTGCGCAGATGCTGTTTCTGGGACCATCTGCCTGGTGGGGGTGCTGTCCTCCCGCCTGTGCACATGTGAGCATCGTGCATGTGGTCCCCCTGCAGTGCAGGGGTCACTGGTTGATGGGTGTGCAGACCAGCAGCTTCACAAATGTCTGCTGCAAGGGGAAATGTCAGAGTCCAATGTGTGCCTCTACAATAATACGGGAAATACAATTCCTGAAACGATTACACTGGCTTAGGAGAGCCTGGGCAGAGTCTACACTTGGGTTTTTAAGCAAAGGGCAGGAGGCTACCTTTGTCTCCGTGTCTGAGCTCATGCTGATCCATCCCAAAGCTGGTGAGGGGAACGTGTATAAAAATTTCACTGTGGTAGCAACCCACACCCATCTACCTGGGACCTGTGCTGTGCTCACAGGGCTGGAGGTGCAGAACCACCGCCCCACCGCCAGCAGCACCAAAGCAGCCTCAGGTGTGGCCACTCAGAGGCCCAAGGGCTTGGGTGAGCAGCGCTTTCCCTGGGTGAAGAGCCCAGGGGTGCTGTGTGCGTGGTGTAGACTGGGGTGGCTCCCCGGCCTGCTCTCTCAGGTGGGGATGGGGTCTGGACACAGGAACATGGGCAGGCCCAGAACTGGGAGATGCCGCCTGCATCTGTGAGGCAAGGCTCAGTCGTGGTTCTCACTTGTGAGGTCACCAGGACCACAAGGCCAGGACTGTGACAGTTCATGCTGTCTGTTTAGCAGACAGCTGTTCACGGAATGGGTGTGATGACCTGGCCACACAGGCGTGTGGGGTTAACACACTACCATTCTTGTGCTTGACCTGGTGGCCAATAGTCTTTATCCCTTAAAAGAGCCTTGTGTTACATTTTTAcgagatttaaacattttattccaaCCTGTGTAACTGGGGTCTCCTCCTCCTCGAACTGTCCCCTCGATTGGCTGGGGTCACGTGGTGAGGGTCCTGGGTGACCAGGCCCAGCCTTGACCACGAGTCCACACGGTGGAAAAGGTTCGGCTCCTGTGGTCAGCACACACGAGACTCTGTGGTTGCGCCTGCTGGGTGTGGAACTGGGGTGCACCGTTGCTATGCCTGCAGCTCACGAAGCTCCTGCCGGCCTGGGATGCACTGAGGATGGAGGGAACAAGTGGCTTCTGAGAAAAACATGATGAACTGTTCTTAGTGCAATTAAAAGAAGATTCCAGAGAAATGGCATTTTAAGACATGGAGGCAGGTCGATTCTTCACCGAGGCCCATCAGTGACAGGGCAAAGCAGTTCTTCTTTCAATGTCGGTCTAACTTAGCAACCCAAGGAAAGTGGATCGGTCCACTGGCTACTGCCTCTTTCCTACTGGATCCCATCCATCACTGGGGCACTTGTGCTCACCAGGTAACTGGTGGCCTGGAaaatttctttcattcagcagCCGTTTGTGGAGCCCACCAGGGTCCAGGTGATGGAGTTTGGCGAGGAACCCCTTGCTCACATGATAGCTGGGGCAGACAATAGCAAATGAACAAGCAAGCACCATCAAGGCAGGCAATACTGAGCACTTCGAAGAAAGGTAAAGTGGGCAATGCAACGGTGTGTTGGGTGTTGACCCCTAGGAGAGGTGTTCAGAAAACTGCTCTGAAGGGGCAGCATTTGGGCAGAAGTCCAAACAAACTGCCCAATGGCAGAAAAGAGAATACTTGTGGTCCCAGAAGTGGAGCAAGCTTTGTGGGTTTAGAGAGCAGCAAGAAGCCAGTATCCCTGGAACCGGGGAGCTGGTGCAGGATTTGTGCACCCACAGACACATTCTAGGCACAAACCAGAAACCCTCCATGTGAAAGCAGAGATCTTGGAGATCCTGAGGGTTTCTGCTGAGCCCTGGAGTCCAGTCATGCTGTTTTGATAGCAGAATGGATGAGAGGATGTAAGGCCCAGGGCCAGATCTAATAGGAGACCCCTATATAGAGCTGGGACCCTAAATACATCTTTCTCAAAGGAACAGcgcaagactcttatctcaatCTCCCCTGAAGTGGCCTGAATTAATACTAACTGTATGATCCCCAAAACTCCTGAAGTGGAAAATTCGATTGACTTGGCCTTGACCAGTGGTATTTCCAGACAAGGGGCAGAAGATGCAAATATAAAACCTCTCTGGAAGAATGTAGGCTATGAGTACATTTTTGAAAAGGGCTAGAAATTATCAAGaagagatttgaaaaaaatagacCCCCTAAAAATGTAAGAAGTGAAATTAAAAGCTCAATGGATAGCTTAGACGCTGCTGAAGAGAGAGTTAGAAAACTGGAAGATCTGAAAAAATTATCTGGAGAACTGGAAAAGACGAAAGCAACATCAAGAGACATTGAAGAATGTCTAACGTTTGGGTAATTGGGGTCTcggaatgaaatgaaatgatgcaGATACTCCACACTGACATGCAACAGTCCCCAGATACAGAAGCCTGTAACAGCCTCACACATTCAGACTTGCCACAGTGAAACTGCAGAACTGTAAGAAGGACAGAGTGATATAAATCACTACCAATTTCCCAGCAGCAGCCCTGGAGATGAGGAAGGAGTAGACCAAGATCTTCATTAGGCTGAGAGAAGATAGCTGTTAAGTTGCTTGAATTGTGCCCATAGCATAACAttaaagaagagaacaaaattaAGTCATTTAGATAAAAATATGCTGTTCTAAAGCATGTTTGGTTTTTTAATCTTGGCTTAATATTATTTGGGGTTGAGTTATTTGTTGTGAGAGCTGTCCTGTGTATTGCAGGTTATTCAGCAACATCCCAGATGGCAGTAGCCATCCCCCTACCCAGCtgtgacaaaaggaaaaaaaaaatgtctccagagattGCCAAATATCTTCTGGGTGTGAATTcatccctggttgagaaccactgcgtTAGTGGATAAACTTTAGGCAGGAGGGAAATGATCACAGTTGGATAGTTGGAGGAATGTGGAGCAAGGAAAGCAATAAACTGTgaccataaaaacagaaagatggctgatatgtggattttttttaaagcatatagaATTGCTTAAAATGGACAACAGCAGCATGTAAGTCAGCAGCAGAGTTGGTGGCTGAATTTAGAGCATCTTAAGTCTTTATGTTCTCCTGGAACAGAGTACAGATAATTCAGTTATCAGCTTGGCTAAGTGCATGTTGAAGTTTTTAGAGTCACAAACAGTTAATATATGGGGAAGATAACTTCTGTACTACTAGTAGGAGAGAAATggaacaagaataaaaaatacactaTCAAAATATGCAAGAATGGCAAGAGGAAAAGGCAGAACACGCTGCAACacacaagaaataaatattttagggcacaataaatgtaaattgattaaaaCCTCTATGTTAATGACAATGTTCTCCAGTTAAAGGAAGGCAAATTATTAGGAATAGATTACTATATGATGATTAAAGGCTCAGTTCAACAGGAAGATGATAGAACTTTCCTACATTTGTAACCCAGTCTCAGAAGAAATTAAAGCAAACATTGAAGAAGAAATTGATCATCTACTACCACAGTATATTTTACTGAATTGATACATTTCAATAAAGTGTCATAAGGCACGGTTGAAGAAGAAAAGCTCGACCCAGTGGACAGTTACAGAacccaagtgtgtgtgtgtacacacaaattttaaaaagatgtttttaaaagaaataatgaaaattataaaatatataatgaaagataaaataatcacGACAGATAGAATTCACCTAAAGTGGTGCGTAAGTGATTCTGAAGTCCTGAATTATACATTAGAGAAGAAAGGCTGGAAATTAATGAGCTGAACATAAGCAGAAGACTAACTGTAAAGAaaattagaggccgggcgcggtggctcaagcctgtaatcccagcactttgggaggacgagacgggtggatcacgaggtcaggagatcgagaccatcctgactaacatggtgaaacccgtctctactaaaaaatacaaaaaaaaaactagccgggcgaggtggcgggcgcctgtagtcccagctactccagaggctgaggcaggagaatggcgtgaacccgggaggcggagcttacagtgagctgagatccggccactgcaccccaggacGGTGCTTTGGTGAAAAGACCCACCTGGGAGCAGCTGCCGTGGGTCCGTCAGCTGAAGTGAAGGAAGTCCCGGCCCTCCTGCAAGTGCAGCGACCTCAGGTTGTCCTCAAAGGCGCCCCCTGTGAGGTCCTGTCGGGAGCAGCAGATACAGCTCAGTTCCATCTCTCCTGGCTCCAGGAGGCCACTGGGGAGCCTCCTCCAGggccaggggttgggggtggcCTGTGTCGACCTGTCAAGTGGTCTACTATGAACTTCTGCCCCTCTGCTAATAGCGGAGAGGCTGGAAGGAGACAAGGGCCAGAGAGGATAGCAGCCGGCACTGCTTGTACCACAGGCCCTGGTGGTCACCAGAGGGGAGGCCCCTGCCTTCTGGCCTTGCCTCTCTGCAGAAGGTGGCTGACTCTCCCTGGGGGCACTCGGAATGGCATGAGACTAACAGGCAATGCCTCTGCTGTTCGACCAGGGCAGACCCACCTTCCCTCCACACACCCACCCCTCTGCAGAGGCCAGGAGTGGGAGGAGGCCCCTCAGACAGAAACTGCATCTCAGAACCATCAACAGCTGGCCCTGTCTGATCCCCTCTGGCCTCTCTCATCCCCACCCCTGCAGTGGAGTGAGGGCCGTGACCCCAGGTCGCTGGATGCTTTATCTTGTCCTGTGTGCCGACTTTGGCCAGGTCGCCTACTCTCCTGTGTGAGGCCACAGCAGGTGTCCAGAAATGCCTTTCAGACATGCCCTGCACCCCAGCACTTCCTGAAGAAGCTCTTGAGGACATATCCCGGCACAGTGGTGGACCCAAGTCTCTGGCCTCTGGCAGGACACAGGAGGGACCATGCACTCCCGTCACA
The Papio anubis isolate 15944 chromosome 17, Panubis1.0, whole genome shotgun sequence genome window above contains:
- the LOC108582504 gene encoding LOW QUALITY PROTEIN: uncharacterized protein LOC108582504 (The sequence of the model RefSeq protein was modified relative to this genomic sequence to represent the inferred CDS: inserted 2 bases in 2 codons; deleted 3 bases in 2 codons; substituted 1 base at 1 genomic stop codon), which gives rise to MRRLCFPEPLNVLGPAAVLSFCQCIHTVHSLVSCQDPWDYGTSRAAFSGHCPHLWAPVASRPLALGHLGGWGGGRVGISLIQAPHAXPWGLSALQMPRVPPCPSSASHEWAQGWVRGPKKLPXCTSAARHSSSKVTKTSASVLTGAGXPGRCPVSLVTWVGSFLSAPFHTAGGEENHIQIRGGSGAGLSIRTQPPHFCV